A window of Metabacillus sp. B2-18 contains these coding sequences:
- a CDS encoding DivIVA domain-containing protein codes for MPLTPLDIHNKEFNKGFRGYDEDEVNEFLDQVIKDYEMIIREKKELESRVTELTEKLGHFTNIEETLNKSIIIAQEAAEEVKRNAQKESKLIIKEAEKNADRIINESLSKSRKIAMEIEELKKQSKVFRTRFQMLIEAQLDLLKNDDWDHLLEYEVEPIFGETEESKS; via the coding sequence GTGCCTTTAACACCGTTAGATATCCATAATAAGGAATTTAATAAAGGGTTTCGTGGATATGATGAAGATGAAGTTAACGAGTTTTTAGATCAGGTTATCAAAGATTATGAAATGATTATCAGAGAAAAGAAAGAGCTTGAATCTCGTGTTACAGAACTAACAGAGAAACTCGGTCACTTTACTAATATTGAAGAAACGTTGAATAAATCGATCATTATAGCACAAGAAGCAGCGGAAGAAGTGAAGCGGAATGCTCAGAAAGAATCAAAGCTGATTATTAAAGAGGCTGAGAAAAACGCGGATCGAATTATTAATGAATCCTTATCTAAATCAAGAAAAATTGCTATGGAAATTGAAGAGCTAAAAAAACAGTCAAAAGTATTCAGAACCCGTTTCCAAATGCTTATAGAGGCACAGCTCGACCTGCTTAAAAATGATGATTGGGATCATTTATTAGAATACGAGGTTGAGCCTATTTTTGGAGAAACAGAAGAATCCAAAAGTTAA
- the spoIIGA gene encoding sigma-E processing peptidase SpoIIGA, whose product MSIYLDVIWLLNFSFDLFLLVLTAIALKRKIMKIRILLAALLGSSIVIMMFSPLAFISTHPLGKMSISILMVLLAFGFKRFRYFFHGLFTFYFVTFLVGGGMIGVHYFLQAEISYLDGILMTNSTGFGHPISWLFVLIGFPVLWMFARNSLEGFEAKKIHYEQLVTVKIKVDSTQMTLKGLVDSGNQLFDPITRSPVMILDTQKVKDYIPEQLVHHALQDDVMKAMTDDQQEGHEWEHRVRIIPYRVVGKENQFLLGFKPDEVWIETNSEKIKVQKTIVGLNRTALSSEDEYQCIVHPKMLQGPSIQNVS is encoded by the coding sequence ATGTCTATTTATTTAGACGTTATTTGGCTCTTAAACTTTTCCTTTGATTTGTTTCTACTTGTTTTAACAGCCATTGCATTGAAAAGGAAAATAATGAAAATAAGAATTCTTCTTGCGGCACTATTAGGCTCAAGTATCGTGATTATGATGTTTAGCCCTTTAGCATTTATCTCTACACATCCTCTTGGAAAAATGAGTATCTCTATTTTAATGGTCTTGTTGGCATTTGGCTTTAAACGATTTCGCTATTTTTTTCATGGCCTTTTCACCTTTTATTTTGTCACTTTTCTAGTAGGTGGTGGAATGATCGGTGTTCATTATTTTTTACAGGCAGAAATCTCTTATTTAGACGGAATCTTAATGACTAATTCAACTGGCTTTGGACACCCAATCAGCTGGTTATTTGTACTTATTGGATTTCCAGTTTTGTGGATGTTTGCAAGGAATAGTTTAGAAGGCTTTGAAGCAAAAAAAATTCATTACGAACAATTGGTGACTGTTAAGATAAAGGTAGATTCAACTCAAATGACCTTAAAGGGGCTGGTTGATAGTGGAAATCAACTGTTTGATCCGATTACTCGTAGTCCTGTTATGATTTTAGATACTCAGAAAGTTAAGGACTATATTCCTGAACAACTCGTTCACCATGCGCTGCAAGATGATGTGATGAAGGCAATGACTGACGATCAACAAGAAGGTCACGAATGGGAGCATCGGGTTCGGATTATACCTTATCGTGTGGTAGGAAAAGAGAATCAGTTTTTATTAGGATTTAAGCCAGATGAAGTGTGGATAGAAACAAATAGTGAAAAAATCAAGGTACAAAAGACAATTGTTGGGTTAAATCGAACTGCTCTGTCTTCAGAGGATGAATATCAATGTATCGTTCATCCGAAAATGCTTCAAGGCCCATCAATCCAAAATGTTTCGTAA
- a CDS encoding YggS family pyridoxal phosphate-dependent enzyme: protein MNVQENYRNIRSTIEKTCERIGRNADEVHVVAVTKYVSVQRAKEALDAGVKHLGENRDEGLIEKIENIGEGPIWHFIGSLQTRKVRNIINKVDYIHSLDRLSLAKEIDKRAQKPIKCFVQVNVSGEEAKHGCSPEDVLKFIQALSEYPNIIIIGLMTMAPLTEDHDVIRGCFKRLKQLQQDVQALQLLSAPCMELSMGMSNDYEIAIEEGATFIRIGTSLVGNEIGGV from the coding sequence ATGAACGTGCAGGAAAATTACCGTAATATACGTAGTACAATTGAAAAAACATGTGAACGAATAGGTAGAAATGCAGATGAAGTTCATGTAGTTGCTGTAACAAAGTATGTAAGTGTTCAACGTGCTAAGGAAGCCCTTGATGCTGGAGTTAAACATCTAGGAGAAAACAGAGATGAAGGTCTTATTGAAAAAATAGAAAATATAGGAGAAGGTCCTATTTGGCACTTTATCGGTTCATTGCAAACACGTAAGGTGAGGAATATCATCAATAAAGTTGACTATATTCATTCGTTAGATCGTCTTTCATTAGCAAAAGAAATTGATAAGCGTGCTCAAAAACCTATTAAATGCTTTGTTCAAGTTAATGTTTCCGGCGAAGAAGCTAAGCATGGCTGTTCACCAGAAGATGTTTTAAAATTTATTCAAGCATTATCAGAGTATCCTAACATTATTATTATTGGATTAATGACAATGGCACCATTAACTGAAGACCATGATGTTATTCGAGGCTGTTTTAAACGATTAAAACAGCTTCAGCAAGATGTACAAGCATTACAACTCCTATCGGCGCCTTGTATGGAATTATCAATGGGTATGTCTAATGATTATGAAATAGCGATTGAAGAAGGTGCTACTTTTATTAGAATTGGCACTTCTCTCGTTGGAAATGAAATTGGAGGTGTATAA
- a CDS encoding YlmH family RNA-binding protein → MDHIYQHFRNEEKQFIDQVLEWKDTVLNQYSPKLTDFLDPREQEIVASVIGENLDIKVMFSGGVQDTERKRAFIYPDYCQPLEEDFQLTLFEIHYASKFVSLQHRQVLGSLMSLGLKRSKFGDIRFYEEVVQFVCASEIADYLRANFHEIGRAKVTLKEMNVEKLIPHVEDVQEIVTTVSSLRLDVVCSAIYTISRQKIQPLITNGLVKVNWKTVDSVSFECREGDTLSVRGFGRSKLVSMEGKTKKDRFRVIIHKQK, encoded by the coding sequence ATGGATCATATATATCAACATTTTCGCAATGAAGAGAAACAATTTATTGATCAAGTTTTAGAGTGGAAGGATACTGTTTTAAATCAATATAGCCCAAAGCTTACTGATTTTTTAGATCCACGCGAGCAAGAGATTGTAGCATCAGTAATAGGTGAAAATCTGGATATAAAGGTGATGTTTTCTGGTGGTGTTCAGGATACCGAAAGAAAAAGAGCTTTTATTTATCCGGATTATTGTCAGCCACTTGAAGAGGATTTTCAGTTAACACTTTTTGAAATTCATTATGCAAGTAAATTTGTTTCTTTACAGCATAGACAAGTATTAGGTTCTTTAATGAGTTTAGGTCTAAAGAGATCTAAATTCGGAGATATACGATTTTACGAAGAAGTTGTTCAATTTGTGTGTGCAAGTGAAATTGCCGATTATTTGCGTGCTAATTTCCATGAGATTGGCCGAGCCAAAGTTACTCTCAAAGAAATGAATGTAGAAAAACTTATTCCTCATGTTGAAGATGTACAGGAAATAGTAACAACGGTATCTTCTCTTAGACTAGATGTGGTTTGTTCAGCTATTTATACTATTTCACGACAAAAGATTCAACCGTTAATTACAAATGGACTCGTAAAAGTGAACTGGAAAACAGTAGACTCGGTCTCATTTGAATGCCGGGAAGGGGATACTCTCTCAGTCAGAGGTTTTGGAAGGAGTAAACTCGTTTCAATGGAAGGAAAAACAAAAAAAGACCGATTTAGAGTTATCATTCATAAACAAAAATAA
- the sigG gene encoding RNA polymerase sporulation sigma factor SigG produces the protein MLNTVQQLLLGGKDVTRNKVEICGVDTSKLPVLKNEKMRELFKRMQNGDISAREELVNGNLRLVLSVIQRFNNRGEFVDDLFQVGCIGLMKSIDNFDLGQNVKFSTYAVPMIIGEIRRYLRDNNPIRVSRSLRDIAYKALQVRERLMSETSREPTAEEISKVLDVPHEEIVFALDAIQDPVSLFEPIYNDGGDPIFVMDQLSDEKNRDIQWIEELALKEGMRRLNSREKLILRKRFFQGKTQMEVAEEIGISQAQVSRLEKAAIKQMNKNIQN, from the coding sequence ATACTTAACACTGTACAGCAACTCCTGTTAGGAGGGAAAGATGTGACAAGAAATAAAGTTGAAATTTGTGGAGTAGATACCTCTAAACTTCCAGTTCTTAAGAATGAGAAAATGAGAGAGCTATTTAAGCGAATGCAAAACGGAGACATATCAGCAAGAGAAGAGCTGGTAAATGGCAACTTAAGATTGGTACTTAGTGTAATCCAGCGATTTAACAACCGAGGAGAATTTGTTGACGATTTGTTTCAAGTTGGCTGTATAGGATTAATGAAATCAATCGATAATTTTGACTTAGGCCAGAACGTCAAATTTTCAACATATGCTGTACCAATGATTATCGGAGAAATCCGAAGATACTTAAGAGATAATAACCCAATCCGTGTCTCCCGTTCTTTAAGAGACATCGCTTACAAAGCACTACAAGTAAGAGAACGTTTAATGAGTGAGACCTCCCGGGAGCCAACCGCAGAGGAAATATCAAAAGTACTTGATGTCCCACATGAGGAAATTGTATTTGCACTTGATGCTATTCAAGACCCGGTTTCACTTTTTGAGCCTATTTACAATGATGGGGGAGACCCAATTTTTGTCATGGATCAGTTAAGTGATGAAAAAAATCGCGATATTCAGTGGATTGAAGAATTAGCATTAAAAGAAGGTATGAGACGCCTTAACAGTCGAGAAAAGCTAATTCTACGCAAGAGATTTTTCCAAGGTAAAACTCAAATGGAAGTCGCAGAAGAAATAGGGATTTCTCAAGCACAAGTTTCTCGTCTAGAAAAAGCTGCAATTAAACAAATGAATAAAAATATCCAAAATTAA
- a CDS encoding DDE-type integrase/transposase/recombinase: MYPQIITYLLTFINYQEQLIRTLLTLLIGKSMFDKPTEQPVNKPYRKLQVDDLPVIEVLEQLDYRVLLSEYLEKNGKALKPVQRRKNAKVSVPKAMNCPKCGAPSDYLYANNGDKGQYQCKVCTELFSEKYRYSKEAILKCPHCSKTLEKIKERKDFHVFKCKNNDCSYYQKKLNGMTSKEKKRFKKDPQAFKLRYIFRQFYIDFQPLSKESPELPAVDLSKIYASPHTLGLILTYHVNYGLSARKTAAIMQDVHGVMISHQTVLNYENSVALLLKPYVDHYPYELSDQFCGDETYIRVNGRWHYLFFFFDAVKKIILSYPVSPNRDTATAIRAIDEVLIKMKEIPENLTFVVDGNPIYLLAQHFFAQHEILFDVKQVIGLTNEDPVSTEYRPMKQIIERLNRTFKGNYRSTHGFGSEHGSISYVTLFTAYFNFLRPHAALEGKVPVVNPELKGLPTMPARWTKLIGLAQQWIVEQRQA; this comes from the coding sequence TTGTACCCTCAAATTATAACCTATTTATTAACTTTTATAAACTATCAAGAACAACTCATTCGAACATTGCTTACTTTATTGATTGGTAAAAGCATGTTCGATAAACCTACTGAACAGCCCGTAAATAAACCTTATCGAAAACTTCAAGTGGATGACCTTCCGGTCATTGAAGTTCTAGAACAGCTTGATTATCGAGTTCTTCTTAGTGAATATCTAGAGAAGAACGGGAAAGCTCTCAAACCTGTTCAAAGGCGTAAGAATGCAAAAGTTTCCGTACCTAAAGCCATGAACTGTCCAAAGTGTGGTGCTCCATCGGATTATCTTTATGCCAACAATGGAGATAAAGGTCAGTATCAATGCAAGGTGTGTACAGAACTTTTCAGTGAAAAGTACCGTTACTCTAAGGAGGCCATCCTGAAGTGTCCTCATTGTTCCAAGACTCTCGAGAAAATAAAAGAAAGAAAAGATTTTCACGTGTTTAAGTGCAAGAACAATGACTGTTCTTATTATCAAAAGAAGCTCAATGGGATGACTTCAAAAGAAAAGAAAAGGTTCAAAAAGGACCCTCAAGCATTTAAATTGAGATACATTTTCCGTCAGTTTTATATCGATTTCCAGCCGTTATCTAAGGAATCACCAGAACTGCCGGCCGTGGACTTATCAAAGATTTATGCATCCCCACATACATTAGGATTGATCCTAACCTATCATGTAAACTATGGCCTTTCGGCCCGTAAAACAGCTGCGATTATGCAGGACGTACACGGAGTGATGATTTCACATCAGACTGTATTGAACTACGAAAATAGCGTAGCTTTATTACTTAAACCTTATGTGGATCACTATCCCTATGAACTTTCAGACCAATTCTGCGGTGATGAAACGTATATCAGAGTAAACGGTCGATGGCATTATTTATTTTTCTTTTTTGACGCCGTGAAAAAGATTATTCTTTCGTATCCGGTGTCGCCTAATCGAGACACAGCAACAGCCATTCGAGCAATTGATGAGGTCTTAATCAAGATGAAAGAGATTCCAGAAAATCTGACCTTTGTGGTAGACGGGAATCCAATCTATCTTTTAGCCCAACATTTCTTCGCTCAACATGAGATTTTATTCGATGTGAAGCAGGTCATTGGATTAACCAATGAGGACCCTGTTTCAACCGAATATAGACCAATGAAACAAATAATTGAGAGACTTAACCGCACCTTTAAGGGCAATTATCGCTCCACTCATGGATTCGGCTCTGAACATGGTTCCATTTCATACGTCACCTTATTTACGGCCTACTTTAACTTTTTGCGTCCGCATGCCGCCTTAGAAGGAAAAGTGCCCGTAGTGAATCCAGAACTCAAGGGGCTTCCAACAATGCCAGCACGTTGGACAAAGCTCATTGGATTAGCACAACAATGGATAGTAGAACAAAGACAAGCCTAA
- the pgeF gene encoding peptidoglycan editing factor PgeF: MTANSFQLEDKMYLSVSPWDGLIKGLSVGFTTKNGGNSVEGFSSLNLGLHVNDQTEIVIKNRDQLAKALGFSLDNWVFAEQVHSNVIKKVTKESKGKGISVYTDGLTASDGIYTSEKGIMLSLCFADCVPLYFIAPEHSLIGLAHAGWKGTVKNIAGEMIIKWNKDEGVNLKDIKVAIGPAINDCCYIVDEKVISSIDKNILKDYPLPYNTVSEGQYKLNLPLLNKYYLFSAGIPDENIITSDLCTSCESGLFFSHRRDKGKTGRMLSFIGINEEAHL; encoded by the coding sequence ATGACAGCAAACTCTTTTCAGTTAGAAGATAAAATGTATTTGTCAGTCAGTCCCTGGGATGGTTTAATAAAGGGTCTTTCAGTTGGGTTTACAACTAAAAACGGTGGTAATAGTGTTGAAGGATTTTCCTCTTTAAACCTGGGTCTTCACGTTAACGACCAAACCGAAATTGTTATAAAGAACAGAGATCAACTTGCAAAGGCTTTAGGATTTTCATTAGATAACTGGGTTTTTGCAGAACAAGTTCATTCCAATGTTATAAAGAAAGTGACAAAAGAGAGCAAAGGAAAGGGAATAAGTGTATATACAGATGGATTAACTGCATCTGACGGGATTTACACGTCTGAAAAGGGAATCATGTTATCTCTGTGTTTTGCAGATTGTGTGCCTTTATACTTTATTGCTCCCGAACATTCTTTAATTGGTCTTGCTCATGCTGGCTGGAAAGGGACAGTAAAGAATATTGCTGGTGAAATGATCATAAAGTGGAATAAAGACGAGGGAGTAAACCTAAAGGATATTAAAGTAGCTATTGGTCCCGCAATTAATGATTGTTGTTATATTGTTGACGAAAAAGTGATATCCTCTATAGATAAGAATATTTTAAAAGATTACCCATTGCCTTATAACACTGTATCAGAGGGGCAATACAAATTAAACCTTCCTCTACTTAATAAATACTATCTTTTTAGTGCGGGTATACCGGATGAAAATATTATAACATCCGATTTATGTACAAGTTGTGAAAGTGGACTGTTTTTTTCTCATCGTCGTGACAAAGGAAAAACAGGTAGGATGTTAAGCTTTATTGGAATAAATGAGGAGGCTCACCTGTAG
- a CDS encoding DDE-type integrase/transposase/recombinase, with protein sequence MYPQIITYLLTFINYQEQLIRTLLTLLIGKSMFDKPTEQPVNKPYRKLQVDDLPVIEVLEQLDYRVLLSEYLEKNGKALKPVQRRKNAKVSVPKAMNCPKCGAPSDYLYANNGDKGQYQCKVCTELFSEKNRYSKEAILKCPHCSKTLEKIKERKDFHVFKCKNNDCSYYQKKLNGMTSKEKKRFKKDPQAFKLRYIFRQFYIDFQPLSKESPELPAVDLSKIYASPHTLGLILTYHVNYGLSARKTAAIMQDVHGVMISHQTVLNYENSVALLLKPYVDHYPYELSDQFCGDETYIRVNGRWHYLFFFFDAVKKIILSYPVSPNRDTATAIRAIDEVLIKMKEIPENLTFVVDGNPIYLLAQHFFAQHEILFDVKQVIGLTNEDPVSTEYRPMKQIIERLNRTFKGNYRSTHGFGSEHGSISYVTLFTAYFNFLRPHAALEGKVPVVNPELKGLPTMPARWTKLIGLAQQWIVEQRQA encoded by the coding sequence TTGTACCCTCAAATTATAACCTATTTATTAACTTTTATAAACTATCAAGAACAACTCATTCGAACATTGCTTACTTTATTGATTGGTAAAAGCATGTTCGATAAACCTACTGAACAGCCCGTAAATAAACCTTATCGAAAACTTCAAGTGGATGACCTTCCGGTCATTGAAGTTCTAGAACAGCTTGATTATCGAGTTCTTCTTAGTGAATATCTAGAGAAGAACGGGAAAGCTCTCAAACCTGTTCAAAGGCGTAAGAATGCAAAAGTTTCCGTACCTAAAGCCATGAACTGTCCAAAGTGTGGTGCTCCATCGGATTATCTTTATGCCAACAATGGAGATAAAGGTCAGTATCAATGCAAGGTGTGTACAGAACTTTTCAGTGAAAAGAACCGTTACTCTAAGGAGGCCATCCTGAAGTGTCCTCATTGTTCCAAGACTCTCGAGAAAATAAAAGAAAGAAAAGATTTTCACGTGTTTAAGTGCAAGAACAATGACTGTTCTTATTATCAAAAGAAGCTCAATGGGATGACTTCAAAAGAAAAGAAAAGGTTCAAAAAGGACCCTCAAGCATTTAAATTGAGATACATTTTCCGTCAGTTTTATATCGATTTCCAGCCGTTATCTAAGGAATCACCAGAACTGCCGGCCGTGGACTTATCAAAGATTTATGCATCCCCACATACATTAGGATTGATCCTAACCTATCATGTAAACTATGGCCTTTCGGCCCGTAAAACAGCTGCGATTATGCAGGACGTACACGGAGTGATGATTTCACATCAGACTGTATTGAACTACGAAAATAGCGTAGCTTTATTACTTAAACCTTATGTGGATCACTATCCCTATGAACTTTCAGACCAATTCTGCGGTGATGAAACGTATATCAGAGTAAACGGTCGATGGCATTATTTATTTTTCTTTTTTGACGCCGTGAAAAAGATTATTCTTTCGTATCCGGTGTCGCCTAATCGAGACACAGCAACAGCCATTCGAGCAATTGATGAGGTCTTAATCAAGATGAAAGAGATTCCAGAAAATCTGACCTTTGTGGTAGACGGGAATCCAATCTATCTTTTAGCCCAACATTTCTTCGCTCAACATGAGATTTTATTCGATGTGAAGCAGGTCATTGGATTAACCAATGAGGACCCTGTTTCAACCGAATATAGACCAATGAAACAAATAATTGAGAGACTTAACCGCACCTTTAAGGGCAATTATCGCTCCACTCATGGATTCGGCTCTGAACATGGTTCCATTTCATACGTCACCTTATTTACGGCCTACTTTAACTTTTTGCGTCCGCATGCCGCCTTAGAAGGAAAAGTGCCCGTAGTGAATCCAGAACTCAAGGGGCTTCCAACAATGCCAGCACGTTGGACAAAGCTCATTGGATTAGCACAACAATGGATAGTAGAACAAAGACAAGCCTAA
- a CDS encoding cell division protein SepF translates to MSIKNRFKSFFALEDEEYEYDENEGYDEEFETTQQQQQPLAAKHPSQPAKQNVVSLQSIQKSSKVVLSEPRVYAEAQEVADHLKNRRAVVVNLQSIQRDQAKRIVDFLSGTVYAIGGDIQRIGMNIFLCTPDNVDVSGSISELVTEDDHQRW, encoded by the coding sequence ATGTCAATCAAAAATAGATTTAAAAGTTTTTTTGCATTAGAAGATGAAGAATATGAATATGATGAAAATGAGGGATATGATGAAGAGTTTGAAACAACTCAACAGCAACAACAACCCTTGGCAGCTAAACATCCATCTCAACCAGCAAAGCAAAATGTGGTGAGTTTGCAAAGTATTCAAAAATCCTCTAAAGTTGTTTTAAGTGAACCAAGAGTGTATGCTGAAGCTCAAGAAGTTGCAGATCATTTGAAGAATCGCCGTGCGGTGGTTGTTAATCTTCAAAGTATACAAAGAGATCAGGCGAAAAGAATTGTTGATTTTTTGAGTGGTACGGTATACGCAATTGGTGGAGATATTCAGCGAATTGGAATGAACATTTTTTTATGTACTCCTGATAATGTTGATGTTTCAGGCTCCATATCTGAATTAGTAACAGAAGATGATCATCAAAGGTGGTAG
- a CDS encoding YlmC/YmxH family sporulation protein — protein MGVKLMNISEFQTKDVVNVSDGKKMGNIGDFDINVTTGKIQAIIINGQGRMLGFFGKDEEFVIPWRNIVKIGEDVILVRMNRQIEPQDE, from the coding sequence ATGGGGGTAAAGTTAATGAATATATCCGAGTTCCAAACAAAAGATGTTGTTAATGTTTCTGATGGAAAAAAGATGGGTAACATTGGAGATTTTGATATTAATGTTACAACAGGAAAAATTCAAGCCATTATTATAAATGGTCAAGGAAGAATGCTTGGTTTTTTTGGAAAAGACGAGGAATTCGTCATTCCATGGCGAAATATAGTAAAAATAGGGGAAGATGTTATTTTAGTGAGAATGAATCGACAAATTGAGCCTCAAGATGAATAA
- a CDS encoding YggT family protein — protein MGILFSLLSTLITFYSYALIVYILLSWFPGARESGFGQFLAKICEPYLEPFRKFIPPLGMIDISPIVAILALRFAQYGIASIFRMIG, from the coding sequence ATGGGTATATTATTTAGTTTACTCTCTACATTAATTACTTTTTATTCGTATGCGTTAATTGTTTACATATTACTTTCTTGGTTTCCAGGGGCAAGGGAATCAGGATTTGGGCAATTTTTAGCAAAAATTTGTGAACCATACTTAGAGCCCTTCCGAAAATTTATTCCACCACTTGGTATGATTGATATTTCACCGATTGTTGCAATTTTAGCTCTACGATTTGCTCAGTATGGAATTGCTTCGATCTTCAGAATGATTGGCTAA
- the sigE gene encoding RNA polymerase sporulation sigma factor SigE, which translates to MKKLKLQLTYLWYKLLIKLGIKSDEVYYIGGSEALPPPLSKDEEEVLLQKLPSGDQAARSILIERNLRLVVYIARKFENTGINIEDLISIGTIGLIKAVNTFNPEKKIKLATYASRCIENEILMYLRRNNKLRSEVSFDEPLNIDWDGNELLLSDVLGTEDDIITKDLEANVDRKLLLKALHQLNDREKQIMELRFGLLGGEEKTQKDVADMLGISQSYISRLEKRIIKRLQKEFNKMV; encoded by the coding sequence ATGAAAAAATTAAAGTTACAGCTAACATACTTATGGTATAAGTTATTAATTAAACTAGGGATTAAATCTGATGAGGTATACTACATTGGTGGAAGTGAAGCATTACCACCACCTCTTTCTAAAGATGAAGAAGAAGTTTTGCTACAAAAACTACCTTCAGGTGATCAAGCCGCTCGATCAATTTTAATTGAACGAAATTTACGATTGGTTGTTTATATTGCACGTAAATTTGAAAATACAGGAATAAATATAGAAGATTTAATCAGTATTGGTACGATTGGCTTGATTAAGGCAGTTAATACATTTAACCCGGAAAAGAAAATAAAATTAGCTACATATGCTTCAAGATGTATAGAAAATGAAATACTCATGTATTTACGAAGAAATAACAAATTACGCTCAGAGGTTTCTTTTGATGAACCCTTAAATATTGATTGGGATGGTAATGAGTTACTATTATCAGATGTTTTAGGTACAGAAGATGACATTATTACAAAGGATCTTGAAGCAAATGTAGACAGAAAATTACTTTTAAAAGCACTACATCAATTAAATGACCGAGAAAAACAAATTATGGAATTAAGATTTGGATTGCTTGGTGGTGAAGAAAAGACTCAAAAGGATGTGGCAGATATGTTAGGCATATCTCAATCCTATATCTCCAGGCTTGAGAAGCGTATTATTAAAAGGCTGCAAAAAGAATTTAATAAAATGGTCTAA